DNA from Evansella sp. LMS18:
AAAGGTAAATAAACAGATAAGTGTACTTATCGGTCCTGACAAAAGACTTGGTTATGAGCCAAGTCTTTTCTGTGAATTGGTTAAAAGTAAAGTTTAGAATAGAAAGATTGAAAGGGGCTGTTATACATGCAATACCCACAGCCAATATCTAAATTAATAGAAGGTTTTATGAGGCTGCCAGGTATCGGGCCAAAAACGGCCGCCCGGCTGGCTTTTTATGTCCTTAATATGAAAGAAGACGATGTTCTTGATTTCGCTAAAGCACTTGTTAATGCAAAGAGGCAATTAACTTACTGCTCAGTCTGCCATCATATTACAGACATTGACCCATGCCGTATTTGTGAGGACAAAAACAGAGACCGGACAGTTATATGTATAGTTCAAGATTCAAAAGATGTCATAGCAATGGAAAAAATGAAAGAATACACTGGCTTGTATCATGTTCTCCATGGAGCAATTTCGCCGGTAGACGGAATAGGCCCGGAGGATATTTATATACCTGATCTTTTAAAACGGCTGCAGGATGAAACAATCCAGGAAGTCATTATTGCAACGAACCCTAATATAGAGGGAGAAGCGACAGCTATGTACATTTCACGGCTTGTGAAACCTACTGGTATGAAAGTGACAAGAATAGCCCATGGCCTGCCTGTAGGCGGAGACCTGGAATACGCAGACGAAGTCACCTTATCGAAAGCAATTGAAGGAAGACGGGAGCTTTAGAGGGGAGAAGAGTGCAAATGTTTTTTCGGAAAAAGAACAAACTGCGTAAAAAAGAGGACGAAAGTCTCCTCCAGTGCCTGGAAACGGTAAAACACAGAGTTAACCAGCAGGAAATACTGATGAATAATAGTATTGACTACCATAACTCGGTAGATTACAGAGCTAAGGCTGAAAAGGCAAAATATCTGTTCCTTTTAAAAGAAGCGAGAGTACGTAAATCCCGTGCGGGAAAATAACAGTTCTAATAGAGGAAAAATCTCATAAACTTTCTTAAGAGCTTGTACGGCAGAAATGATTTGGCTGCTCATCTCAGACAGAAACTGTCGGAGCCATTAAAGCTGGGCAAGCTCATCATTAAGGAGGTGTGGGAATGGAGCCTGTAGTAGTTCTTTCTTTATTAGGTGCATTAATTTTTCTGCTTTTGATTTTAGGCGCTCCTATGAAACCAATGTATTTTCTGGGCCAGGGTGCCATCAGACTTTTAATAGGGGCTCTGCTGATTTTCTTTTTGAATACATTCGGGGTCATGTTCGACTATAGCCTTCCTATAAATATTTTTACTGCTATAGTTACAGGGTTTCTTGGTATTCCAGGATTAGCGGTTTTAATAATTGCAGATGTTCTGCTTATCCCATAACAGCCCCGTTTTTAATCGCGGCATTAAATAACAGTGTGAGATTGAGATTGTCGGCAACTTCTTTTTAAAAAGTTGTTGACTTTAATTTTTTAGGATGATATAGTATTACTTGTCGCCAAAACAGAGCGACTTAGCAAGCGAGCTGAAAAAAATAATTTAAAAAAAGTTATTGACGCCAACTTGCGAAAGTGTTATGATAGTAAAGTCGCCAAAAACGACAGCAAAACATTTTAACGTTTTGACCTTTGAAAACTAAACAAAAAGCCAAGCGAAGTGGGATATTTTAAATATCTCGTCAATCGAAAGAGTAATCTTTCAAATTAAATGATGTCAGAGACATCAAACTCGTTTCAATTTATTGGAGAGTTTGATCCTGGCTCAGGACGAACGCTGGCGGCGTGCCTAATACATGCAAGTCGAGCGCAGGAAACAGGCTGATCCCTTCGGGGTGATGCCTGTGGAATGAGCGGCGGACGGGTGAGTAACACGTGGGCAACCTGCCTCACAGACTGGGATAACTCCGGGAAACCGGAGCTAATACCGGATGACCAACGGAGTCACATGACTCTGTTGTAAAAGTTGGGATTTATCCTAACACTGTGAGATGGGCCCGCGGCGCATTAGCTAGTTGGTGAGGTAACGGCTCACCAAGGCGACGATGCGTAGCCGACCTGAGAGGGTGATCGGCCACACTGGAACTGAGACACGGTCCAGACTCCTACGGGAGGCAGCAGTAGGGAATCATCCGCAATGGGCGAAAGCCTGACGGTGCAACGCCGCGTGAACGATGAAGGTCTTCGGATTGTAAAGTTCTGTTGTCAGGGAAGAACACGTGCCGTTCGAAC
Protein-coding regions in this window:
- the recR gene encoding recombination mediator RecR; its protein translation is MQYPQPISKLIEGFMRLPGIGPKTAARLAFYVLNMKEDDVLDFAKALVNAKRQLTYCSVCHHITDIDPCRICEDKNRDRTVICIVQDSKDVIAMEKMKEYTGLYHVLHGAISPVDGIGPEDIYIPDLLKRLQDETIQEVIIATNPNIEGEATAMYISRLVKPTGMKVTRIAHGLPVGGDLEYADEVTLSKAIEGRREL
- a CDS encoding YaaL family protein, whose amino-acid sequence is MFFRKKNKLRKKEDESLLQCLETVKHRVNQQEILMNNSIDYHNSVDYRAKAEKAKYLFLLKEARVRKSRAGK
- a CDS encoding pro-sigmaK processing inhibitor BofA family protein, coding for MEPVVVLSLLGALIFLLLILGAPMKPMYFLGQGAIRLLIGALLIFFLNTFGVMFDYSLPINIFTAIVTGFLGIPGLAVLIIADVLLIP